A part of Rickettsia canadensis str. McKiel genomic DNA contains:
- the hflC gene encoding protease modulator HflC: MQQKVYYIIFTIVFGLMLISSSLFSVDQRQSAVVFQFGEAVRTIENPGLHIKIPFIQNVEFFDKRLLDVEVEAKELTAADGKRVIVDAYAKFQINNPVMFYKTVHNYQGVKIRLTRNLESSMRKVIGKISLSTLLSQERSNVMLNILNQVDGEAKSFGINVVDVRILRADLPQENSAAIYRRMQTAREKEATQIRAEGQEESVRIRSKADKESKIILAKAYRDAQIIKGDGDEKAAKIYNAAYSVDPEFYKFYRSLLVYKNSLKKEDTKFVISPEAEVFKYLNLAK; this comes from the coding sequence ATGCAACAAAAGGTTTATTATATAATTTTTACAATTGTTTTCGGGCTGATGCTGATTTCTAGCTCCTTATTTTCAGTTGACCAACGTCAATCTGCTGTGGTATTCCAGTTTGGTGAGGCGGTTAGAACTATAGAAAATCCAGGGCTGCATATTAAAATTCCGTTTATTCAAAATGTAGAGTTTTTTGATAAACGTCTTTTAGATGTTGAGGTTGAGGCAAAAGAATTAACAGCTGCTGATGGTAAACGAGTTATTGTTGATGCTTACGCCAAATTCCAAATTAATAATCCGGTAATGTTTTATAAAACAGTGCATAATTATCAAGGAGTAAAAATTAGATTGACTCGAAATCTTGAGTCGTCGATGCGTAAGGTGATAGGTAAAATTTCGCTCAGTACTCTTTTAAGCCAAGAGCGTAGTAACGTAATGTTAAATATCTTAAACCAAGTGGACGGAGAAGCTAAAAGTTTTGGTATTAATGTTGTAGATGTTAGAATTTTAAGAGCAGACTTGCCACAAGAAAATAGTGCTGCTATTTATCGTCGTATGCAAACGGCACGTGAAAAAGAAGCTACACAAATTAGAGCAGAAGGACAAGAAGAAAGCGTGCGTATTCGTTCAAAAGCAGATAAAGAAAGTAAAATAATACTTGCTAAAGCTTATAGAGATGCACAAATTATTAAAGGTGACGGCGATGAGAAAGCAGCAAAAATATATAATGCTGCTTATTCAGTCGATCCAGAATTTTATAAATTTTATAGATCACTTTTAGTATATAAAAATTCTTTAAAGAAAGAAGATACTAAGTTTGTAATCTCACCTGAGGCTGAAGTTTTTAAATATTTAAATTTAGCTAAGTAG